The window TTTAGATTGCTAAAATTGATTGTGATTTTATGGGATTGTTAATAGTTTTTTAACTTTGAAATTTGGGGTTGCATATTCACTCCTGAATCCTGATTGCCTTGCTGAAACATGAATGTACCTATCTTCCTGCATtggcttcaactgatgctttcTTGACTGCCTGTTCAACCTCTCAAGGAGAAAAATCATCTATTCCTTTTCTATTTATCCACATTCATTATCAAGTTCAATTCATTGAGAAAAACTCAACATCACCTGTTGTCAAATGTTGCAATTCTTTTCATATGATCTCTTTTACGTGGTTCATATTTTGAGCATATGCTGTTTTTGTTTACAAATTGGAGGCTTTTATAAGATTGATCCCTACAACTTATTATTATTTGTCGCAAAATGCACATGTTATCATTTGTATCATTTATTgtattgttttgtttttatattcttgatattatttaattttttctcatGCATATTGGAATGCAACTCAGAGGCCTACTTTccggagaaaaatattttatcgCATCTCCAATTCGTAATCAAAGTGAAGACAAGCAAACTGCTGATGTGACGGTTATTTGTCACTCAAAGCCAGCATCGCTGAGCTCCACTGAGAGCTCTGATGGAGGTAAgatattattttgttaagatatgTAGTTGAAAAATTATTAGTTGGAATTTTGACTCTTACTTTAAATGAAAGTTTTCTGTATTATTTCAAGCATTTAACTGATTTATTCGAATTTATGGTGGTTGTCTATCTATTATTGATTTGATGTTTGTAATTTACTTCAGGTTCATCAAGGAGGACTGAAAATCTGTTTGACCTGGATCAAGTTTCTTCTCCTTGTCAAATACTTGCCGACATCCACTTGGAAAGATTGGGGGCGATTAACATTGAACCGTCTGTGCAAAATAAAATTACGCTGGAAAATTCATCTCGACCAGAAAATTTCAAGCATGATGAAAGGAAAGAGACCATAGAAGATGCTAGTATCTCTGAGGGCTCAGCATTGCTCATGAAACAACATACTGCAGATAAGAACAATTTTGGAGAAGTCACATCAACAATGCAAAATGAATCTTCATGGCAATCTTTTTCGGATGACCATTGCGATACACTTAGGGGCGATGGAAGTAACATGTTAACTGAAGTAGGAACTGATGATGTTGACAGTAGCAGTAGTCACCATGAAACAGAACAGGAGGATGATGATAAGGATGAAATGATTGGTGGCTTCTTTGTCTTGTCGGAATAAGGTAAAAATACAAATTGCAGTTGAAATTGATTGTGGGTGTTCTTCCatagttaaaatttaattttacatCAGATGATCATCTTTTGTTAATGAATCAATTCAATCATCTGTACTCAATAGATTCTCagattaaaaagatataaaagtCTATGCATGTTGTGAATAGCAAACGAACACATGAACAACAACTAAGGATATGATTGTTGTTCAATTGTGTGAACCTCCATTTCCTCTCTCTCTTAACCTTGTACATTCTATAGGTGGGAATTCGTATATTCATGGGTTTACTAATGTTGGGTTTGGATTGTTTCATTATGCTTAGCATGTAAATATTATGGAAgttgtataatatatattttttaattcttgaATTTGCCAAGGAGAAGAAAGTAAAgttgaattttttaatataatttatgaaaattcatatatatatatatatatatatatatatatatatattctaagcATGTTTGCTTTCCTTAACTCATTACTTTGCAGGGAAGAGTGCCTATGGCAAGTTGTTGCAACTTAAGACAAAATATCTCTTCAATCATTTCtttgtttaaaaattagaaaCATAATTAAGAGTATATTAGGATAGGAGATATCATTAGTGAATAACCTTTTTTTTTGGGCCATGCTTGGTGGCTCTTTTAATAAGTACTCATTTCTAAAGGTATTTTGATGCTGAATTGGTGAAGATGAAGACATATATGTACTTCATCTTCATGAAAACCTCATTATTGATATCAACCACCTTTTCTATTCTCCTCTTCCCCCCACCCCCttcccaaaaataaaaaacatgtagAAGATATTGAATTGAATATGAAATTCAATGATACCATTTATATAAAGAGAAATGATGTTTAAATCACTTTTTTATACACCTCTTTcatacaacttttttttttaagatataaaaaattaaacattttttcTCTAACTTCTTATTAATCACTCTTAGTGTATAAAAGTGATATATAGAAGATAGTGCATATAAcattcactatatatatatatataaagactcTCACCTGGTATTCTTATGTCCTTTTTATTCCACTAGTGGTGCCAGCACAACACTTAATAGAACAAGATTATGttttccagaaaaaaaaaaaaagagccaaGATTTCCATGTGTGGGGATGAAATTGAATACATAAGCACATAAAAACAAGGGGGAATAAAACAgaaaccaaaaaggaaaatgaaaatgaTAGGGGTTGGAAAAAGGGCAACGTGGTTAATGGAAGGCAAATAGATTTGAATCCTAAAGCACATGTAGCTTCTAATATTGGTCGGTTTTTATGTCAATATATATTTGTTTACTTAAACCGACACCTTTGGACCCAAATCAAATTGTATTATTGCAATTTTCCTTTTACTAACCAAACATTTTTTACTCTCTTTTCCTTTGGAATTTTGCATTATGTCACATTCTGTCACAAATcaaatgtttgaaaaaaaaatttgtaagtcATTAAAATTGTTATAATGGAGGGCTTGTTTGGAcgtcatttttgaaaaagattctttataaaagtaaaaataattttatatttggatatttaatgtaaaaatatttttttatttattaattatgtttgggtaaAATAAGACAAAAGtactttttttattcatttattatgtgaaaaatattttttttaagataaaagatcttttaaaaaaaagatgtaaattgtagtttctcaaaaaataattttttttctagtacttttattttgttattagaaATTTGTTAaatacgctaaaaaataaaaaagatctttttttattgaaatttttttttatcgaaatttttttttatcgatttaatgaTGTCcaaataaatacatattttttgttGAGTcagacaaaaatttcaaaaaaaatggtATAATTTTGCATTAGAATTTCTAAtgagtaaaagaaaaatgaagatttGCTACTATGATGATAAATTATTATGGAGCAATTCATAgttaataatttttatgtttttcccttttctttttgaTGCTCTCATGAGTTATGACCAATGTTTTTGGTCAATCAATGTTTGCGTTTAGCATATAGTTTTCTTTTCGGGGTTTATGATTCCAACGAAAGCAAAAAGAAATAAATGGTGTTCCCCACAATGAACAAACACATTCTCATATTGATTCTCTATCAATCCATTCTATAATCATATGTCAAGGCAATTCATACAATTATTTGTGTCATGTGGATTCAAACaaataaattcttatttctttttcaactgcttatatttaatatatattgtatatagatttaattttgataaattacaTGAAATTTAAATGTCAAATTTTACAATTTGTTTAAGACTTGTTTGAAATCCATACTGAAATTCGCTATGTGGATTAAAATACAGTGCCAAAGTATATGACCATGGTGGGATGATTGGGTTTAAAAGTAGATAGAAGATTCACTAACTCATTtaaagcttttttttttgttaatttgttgAATATCAAAACCAAAGATTAATCCTTTTGCATGTATTAAGGGAAATTTAAACTCCTAATACttaattaaatagttaataaattaatcgTTTGACCAACCTAAACTGATTAGAAGTTGTGTGTGTAACTAAGACCAAGAGAAATGTTTATTTTAAGTTTGTTATTTATGATCTACAATATACATTAAATTATCACCTATAATTTTGAAAcccaattatttattaaaatatatattttatacacaaCAAATAATATCAATTATCATATTAATTATGCCAATGAATtactcaattaagagattgtGGGTTCGAgttctatctttggtaaaaaaaaattattatattaattattatatatttgtataaatttttaatttgtattttattaataattaatttttagcgTGTAAATAATATAGtcgttatatttatatattattgtattgCTTTTTATAAAATGGCAAGTCAAAACCAAATAAATGGAGAAATTAACAGAGGAATCCCCATTTGTGGTAACCTCATTAATTCCATCACATTCATTGAACAACATTATTGCTACTAATAACTCTCTCTTACAACACAAACACCAAcgttttcatttcatttcagaATTTCAGAAACACTCAAATAATAAACGCACCAACCACCACGCCACCTTTTaagtgagagaaagaaagagaattggaattagagagagaaagagagaaaaaaaaaagtgcttTTAGTTTTGAGTGCATACCCCTTGTCTCAAATTCAGTGCTACTCAATCTCAATTTCAATCCTGACTTCATTTTCGCTTTCAAGTCAGAAACTTTTTTTGTGGGCTGCTGAGATCTGGTTTCTGCCATGGACGTTCTTCAGCTGCAGAGGAAGCTAAGAGAGCACCAAGCTGCCATGCTTCGAGAGGTTCATAAatcataatattataattttctgttcttttttttttttatcttctataTTAGTTTTCTTTTATTCCCACAGAAAATCAGGGTTCAGTTTTTTCAGGTCAAcggcaagtttttttttttttttttctttcttctctatcaTAATTACATTCAGTTatatcttaataataataataataaattaaaataattaataaatatgtaTATGACGTTGGTGTGTTGTCCCTTTGTTTGAATTTTTGGTTGGAGAACTTTGTGTGTTTTTATTGGGGAACTAATGATTGGTGTGATGTCACTTTCTTTTGAAAAAcaagataaaaattgaatttttcccacacccccttttttttttgttcatttgttGAAACAAAAGACAAACAAAATTTGTGTACTTTGGTTCTTGTTATTAGGAAGTTATGTAGTCCCACAaagttatgatgatgatgatgatgatgattatgtttTTTCCCCTTCAATATTGTGATTGTGATTATGATGTGATTCTTGGTTTTGGGGAAAATAGGGATTTCTGGATGATCAGTTCAGTCAGCTTCAGAAACTTCAAGATGAGAGCAGTCCTGATTTTGTGATTGAGGTTGTCAAAATGTTCTTTGATGATTCTGAGAAACTTCTTAACAACATGACAAGAGCTTTGTGAGTATTATTATTGTTGATTAGCTAACTTTGTATCAGAATCCTTTTATCTGATCTATACAATAGATATAGGTACAAGTTTTATTATAAtcaattaaacataataaaaacatatCAGAGGATTTAAATTTCTTTATGTTTTCTTgaataaattttcatttaactGTTGAATTGTGATTTTGTTTTGACTTTTACAGAGGACAAGTACCTGTGGATTTCAAGCAAGTAGATGCTCATGTTCATCAGTACAAGGGAAGCAGTGCAAGGTATtaacaataaatcaataataatagggtttggctatttttttttttaaaaattttttggttaAAAGAGTTAAAGTAAAaagtttttattcttttaatgtattgaaaatttataaaaaaaattgctttttattaaaactttctgtgtaatatttttaacaaatgcTTTAACAaaaccctaataataataataataaaagtgaatacacaaaatatttaattatctaTTTTCTTGAATATCTAATATATTGAATCTCTTTGGAAATATGTAATTTGGAGATTGGAAAAACTTGTGATGATTTGCCATTATTTGTTGTAGTGTTGGGGCTGCCAGAGTTAAGAATGTCTGTGCCACATTCAGAAATTTTTGTGAGACTCAGAATCTTGAAGGGTAAAAACTTCTAATTCCTTCTCTCACCACTTCACTTCCctgcagaaaaaaagaaaaaaaaaaaaaagaaaagcattgTTGAATCTTTGAACATATTGGCTTCatgggattttttttttcaatatatatgtatataggcATGACAAACAAAAGTGATGTGTTATTCATATAAAGAGTTTACTCTTGAATCACCacaagagaaatttttttttttttacagaaaaaatattattattattattattattattattattattattattattattattattgaaataaaacggaaagagaaaataaagataatatcTAGATTTAAATGTAATaggaaaattataaatttattaacaaCTTTCAATTAAGAtcttttgttataaatattattCCTATTAAAGAATGATTGCACAATTATTATACtagatctttttctctttttgataaagaaaaagaaaatatggaaattttattttatttttcaattataaagaTTCCACGggtaaactttgattgagcaaaCATGATTGGAACACCATGATTAGAGTGCTTGAAATACTTTTCACTTTGTTATTTGCAATCCTATT is drawn from Arachis hypogaea cultivar Tifrunner chromosome 12, arahy.Tifrunner.gnm2.J5K5, whole genome shotgun sequence and contains these coding sequences:
- the LOC112728468 gene encoding histidine-containing phosphotransfer protein 1 isoform X2 — encoded protein: MDVLQLQRKLREHQAAMLREGFLDDQFSQLQKLQDESSPDFVIEVVKMFFDDSEKLLNNMTRALGQVPVDFKQVDAHVHQYKGSSASVGAARVKNVCATFRNFCETQNLEG
- the LOC112728468 gene encoding histidine-containing phosphotransfer protein 1 isoform X1 — translated: MDVLQLQRKLREHQAAMLREGFLDDQFSQLQKLQDESSPDFVIEVVKMFFDDSEKLLNNMTRALGQVPVDFKQVDAHVHQYKGSSASVGAARVKNVCATFRNFCETQNLEGCVRCLQQLQNEYSLLKNNLQYLFRLQEQIQAAGGSIPTIE